Proteins encoded within one genomic window of Nonomuraea gerenzanensis:
- a CDS encoding prolyl oligopeptidase family serine peptidase translates to MKFPDNYPPAERLPLTDRHHGHEIDDPYRWLEDPLDPRTQDWLAAQDRLWRDSAAALPRRERFLARLTELRETGLVTVPVWRGDKRFHLRQSPSQEHPVLCCDDRVVLDPMELDPTGLTTLDDWQPDLEGRRLAYQTSRSGDEKACLYVRDLATGEIVDGPIGGCRYSAVAWLPGGAAFYYVRFQQGVFLHTIGSAEADVPVFTRGAISYGVQISPDGRWLTISAGTASGNSLWLADLAGADPAPRPVQEGSHARTAGAVARDGRLYLLTDRDAPRRRLCVADPAAPTAWRELIPEDGEAVLGAFTLLDGDRLLVSRTRHAVGEIAVHDARTGARLGMVPLPGNGSIASLTSRPGGGPEAWFAYTDAVTPAEVWRYDARTDTTTRWSAAPGRVAQPEVRSHHIEYTSADGTPVRMVVVARPSRGGPRPAILSGYGGFGIPLMPGYAADSLAWVEAGGVLAIANLRGGGEEGEAWHRDGMLERKQNVFDDFVAAAEKLIADGWTTPEQLGIWGESNGGLLVGAALTQRPDLFAAVVCSAGLLDMARYHLSGLGPSWTGEYGDPDDPEQLGWLLGYSPYHHVRKGTDYPATLFTVAAADTRVDPMHARKMCAALQWASGGDRPVLLRHEPDVGHGARAVSRSIALAADVLAFLSAHTGSDPA, encoded by the coding sequence ATGAAATTTCCAGACAACTATCCGCCCGCCGAGCGCCTCCCCCTCACCGACCGCCACCACGGCCACGAGATCGACGACCCGTACCGCTGGCTGGAGGACCCCCTCGACCCCCGCACCCAGGACTGGCTGGCGGCCCAGGACCGGCTCTGGCGCGACAGCGCCGCCGCCCTGCCCCGGCGCGAGCGGTTCCTGGCCCGGCTGACCGAGCTGCGCGAGACGGGCCTGGTCACCGTGCCCGTCTGGCGCGGCGACAAGCGCTTCCACCTGCGCCAGTCCCCGTCGCAGGAGCACCCGGTGCTCTGCTGCGACGACCGCGTGGTGCTCGACCCCATGGAGCTGGACCCCACCGGCCTGACGACGCTGGACGACTGGCAACCCGACCTGGAGGGCCGCCGCCTGGCGTACCAGACCTCGCGCAGCGGCGACGAGAAGGCGTGCCTGTACGTGCGCGACCTGGCCACCGGCGAGATCGTCGACGGGCCCATCGGCGGGTGCCGCTACTCGGCGGTCGCCTGGCTGCCCGGCGGCGCGGCGTTCTACTACGTCCGCTTCCAGCAGGGCGTGTTCCTGCACACGATCGGCTCCGCCGAGGCCGACGTGCCCGTCTTCACCAGGGGTGCGATCTCCTACGGCGTGCAGATCAGCCCCGACGGCCGCTGGCTGACGATCTCGGCGGGAACCGCGTCGGGCAACTCGCTCTGGCTGGCCGACCTGGCGGGCGCGGATCCGGCGCCCCGGCCCGTACAGGAGGGCTCGCACGCCCGCACGGCCGGCGCGGTCGCCCGCGACGGCCGCCTGTACCTGCTCACCGACCGCGACGCCCCGCGCCGCAGGCTCTGCGTGGCCGATCCGGCGGCGCCCACCGCCTGGCGGGAGCTGATCCCGGAGGACGGGGAGGCCGTGCTGGGAGCGTTCACGCTGCTGGACGGGGACCGGCTGCTGGTGTCCAGGACCCGGCACGCGGTCGGCGAGATCGCCGTGCACGACGCCCGCACGGGCGCGCGGCTGGGCATGGTCCCGCTGCCCGGCAACGGCTCGATCGCCTCGCTCACCTCGCGCCCGGGAGGCGGCCCCGAGGCGTGGTTCGCCTACACCGACGCCGTCACCCCCGCCGAGGTCTGGCGCTACGACGCCCGCACCGACACCACCACCCGCTGGTCGGCGGCGCCCGGCCGGGTCGCGCAGCCCGAGGTGCGCAGCCACCACATCGAGTACACCTCCGCCGACGGCACGCCCGTCCGCATGGTCGTCGTCGCCCGCCCCTCCCGGGGCGGCCCGCGCCCGGCGATACTCAGCGGGTACGGCGGCTTCGGCATCCCCCTCATGCCCGGCTACGCCGCCGACTCCCTGGCCTGGGTCGAGGCGGGCGGCGTGCTGGCCATCGCCAACCTGCGCGGCGGCGGCGAGGAGGGCGAGGCGTGGCACCGCGACGGCATGCTGGAGCGCAAGCAGAACGTGTTCGACGACTTCGTGGCCGCCGCGGAGAAGCTGATCGCCGACGGCTGGACGACGCCGGAGCAGCTCGGCATCTGGGGCGAGTCGAACGGCGGCCTGCTCGTCGGCGCCGCGCTCACCCAGCGGCCCGACCTGTTCGCCGCCGTGGTGTGCTCGGCCGGGCTGCTCGACATGGCCCGCTACCACCTCAGCGGCCTCGGCCCCTCCTGGACCGGCGAGTACGGCGACCCCGACGACCCCGAGCAGCTCGGCTGGCTGCTCGGCTACTCGCCCTACCACCACGTACGCAAGGGCACCGACTATCCGGCCACGCTGTTCACCGTGGCGGCGGCCGACACCCGGGTGGACCCGATGCACGCCCGCAAGATGTGCGCGGCCCTGCAGTGGGCGAGCGGCGGGGACCGGCCGGTCCTGCTGCGCCACGAGCCGGATGTGGGCCACGGGGCCAGGGCGGTCAGCCGCTCGATCGCGCTGGCCGCCGACGTGCTGGCCTTCCTGTCGGCCCACACCGGCTCAGATCCAGCCTGA
- a CDS encoding carboxymuconolactone decarboxylase family protein: MKPRVRPLPPEHWDDFTKAHPDNVFATLARHPGLYRGWRGFHGALQDGTLPARDRELAILRTAHHCDSAYEWGRHARLAREAGLTSQEIELVRRPDALWSVEDQLVLQVADDLYYAGDLTDATWAALCDRYDEAGRIELVMLVAHHGMLALVLRTLRVRPEG; this comes from the coding sequence ATGAAACCCCGTGTGCGGCCCCTTCCGCCCGAACATTGGGACGACTTCACCAAGGCCCATCCCGACAACGTGTTCGCCACCCTGGCCCGCCACCCCGGGCTCTACCGGGGCTGGCGGGGCTTCCACGGCGCGCTCCAGGACGGCACGCTGCCCGCCAGGGATCGCGAGCTGGCCATCCTGCGCACCGCCCACCACTGCGACAGCGCCTACGAGTGGGGCAGGCACGCCCGCCTCGCCCGCGAGGCGGGTCTGACGAGCCAGGAGATCGAGCTGGTCCGCAGGCCGGACGCGCTGTGGTCGGTCGAGGACCAGCTCGTGCTCCAGGTCGCCGACGACCTGTACTACGCGGGCGACCTGACGGACGCGACGTGGGCGGCGCTGTGCGACCGCTACGACGAGGCGGGCCGGATCGAGCTGGTCATGCTCGTGGCCCACCACGGCATGCTCGCCCTGGTGCTCAGGACGCTGCGGGTGCGACCGGAAGGATGA
- a CDS encoding SapB/AmfS family lanthipeptide → MVLLDLQGLEAPAASDVASGGSTLTVLSCHSGAPSNLSVALCH, encoded by the coding sequence ATGGTACTTCTCGACCTGCAGGGTCTTGAGGCTCCCGCGGCCAGCGACGTGGCCAGCGGCGGCAGCACGCTGACCGTTCTCTCCTGCCACTCTGGCGCGCCCAGCAACCTCAGTGTCGCTCTCTGCCACTGA
- a CDS encoding ATP-binding cassette domain-containing protein has protein sequence MNPAVHALRREPRQLVRLGLWSLVEAAPAFLIGHAVARAIEDGFAVAQPWLGLGWLAALGLAWLAGAVAARQVVLVVAALAEPFRDDLLTRVVEGAIRTGTGRDSAAVARAGLQVELARDAFAAVVTTVRGFVFTVASVVLGLLTLAPETLMLVMPPFLAGLALFLASLPALARRQRAYLVADERLAEAMTGVAGALRDIEACGLRESVTGRFGHRVGAQAAAARTLARVSAVRTAALAAGGWLPVVLVLAGTPWLLERGVGAGVVVGTLAYVTQSLAPALGGLVQGLGVSGVRLAVSLGRILQLAPPGVPAGPRIRPLTGEVRLGAVTFAYGPHSAPVLDSLDLTIPEGDHLAVVGPSGAGKSTLASLISGMLRPGEGEVLIGGVPADQVDFGARVLIPQEAYVFRGTLRENLLYHAEPDTGLEEAVAAVGAAGLVDELGGYDAQVEPGALSAGQRQLIALARAYLAPASLIILDEATCHLDPATEARAEAAFARRGGTLVVIAHRLTSALRARRILLMDGTRVSIGTHEELIRTSPLYADLAGHWHPEPVS, from the coding sequence GTGAACCCGGCCGTCCACGCCCTGCGGCGGGAGCCCCGGCAGCTCGTCAGGCTCGGCCTCTGGTCGCTGGTGGAGGCGGCGCCCGCGTTCCTCATCGGGCACGCCGTCGCGCGGGCCATCGAGGACGGGTTCGCCGTCGCGCAGCCGTGGCTCGGCCTCGGCTGGCTGGCCGCGCTCGGGCTGGCCTGGCTGGCGGGGGCGGTGGCGGCGCGGCAGGTCGTGCTGGTCGTCGCGGCGCTGGCGGAGCCGTTCAGGGACGACCTGCTGACCCGGGTGGTCGAGGGCGCGATCAGGACGGGCACCGGGCGCGACAGCGCCGCCGTGGCCAGGGCGGGGCTCCAGGTCGAGCTGGCCAGGGACGCCTTCGCAGCCGTGGTCACCACCGTGCGGGGATTCGTGTTCACGGTGGCCAGCGTCGTGCTGGGGCTGCTGACGCTGGCTCCCGAGACGCTCATGCTGGTCATGCCGCCCTTCCTGGCCGGGCTCGCGCTGTTCCTGGCCTCGCTGCCCGCACTGGCCCGGCGGCAGCGCGCCTACCTCGTGGCCGACGAGCGGCTGGCCGAGGCCATGACCGGGGTGGCGGGCGCGCTGCGCGACATCGAGGCCTGCGGGCTGCGGGAGAGCGTGACGGGACGGTTCGGGCACCGGGTCGGTGCGCAGGCCGCCGCCGCGCGCACGCTGGCCCGGGTGAGCGCCGTCCGCACCGCGGCCCTGGCCGCCGGCGGCTGGCTGCCCGTCGTGCTCGTCCTGGCCGGGACCCCGTGGCTGCTGGAGCGCGGGGTGGGGGCCGGGGTGGTCGTCGGCACCCTCGCCTACGTCACCCAGTCGCTGGCGCCCGCGCTCGGCGGGCTCGTGCAGGGGCTCGGCGTCAGCGGCGTCCGGCTCGCCGTCTCACTCGGCCGCATCCTCCAGCTGGCCCCGCCCGGCGTCCCGGCCGGGCCCCGGATCCGCCCGCTCACCGGCGAGGTCCGGCTCGGCGCCGTCACCTTCGCCTACGGCCCGCACTCCGCCCCCGTGCTGGACTCCTTGGACCTCACGATCCCCGAGGGCGACCACCTGGCGGTCGTGGGCCCCAGCGGCGCGGGCAAGTCCACGCTCGCGTCCCTGATCAGCGGCATGCTGCGCCCCGGTGAGGGCGAGGTGCTGATCGGGGGAGTGCCCGCCGACCAGGTGGACTTCGGTGCCCGCGTGCTGATCCCGCAGGAGGCCTATGTCTTCCGCGGCACGCTGCGCGAGAACCTGCTCTACCACGCGGAGCCGGACACCGGCCTCGAGGAGGCCGTCGCGGCCGTCGGGGCGGCCGGCCTGGTGGACGAGCTGGGCGGCTACGACGCCCAGGTCGAGCCGGGCGCGCTCTCGGCGGGCCAGCGCCAGCTCATCGCCCTGGCGCGCGCCTACCTGGCCCCCGCCTCCCTGATCATCCTGGACGAGGCCACCTGCCATCTGGACCCCGCCACCGAGGCCAGGGCCGAGGCCGCGTTCGCCCGCAGGGGCGGCACGCTCGTCGTGATCGCCCACCGCCTCACCTCCGCCCTGCGCGCGCGCCGCATCCTCCTCATGGACGGCACCCGCGTCTCGATCGGCACCCACGAGGAGCTGATCCGGACCTCCCCCCTGTACGCCGACCTGGCCGGCCACTGGCACCCGGAGCCCGTGTCATGA
- a CDS encoding response regulator transcription factor produces MVIRTLLAEDMKLVRGALVALLAYEEDIEVVAEVDRGDRILAAARASRPDVAVLDIALPGMDGLAAAGVLHEKLPECGVLILTGVGTPGLLKRALDVHVRGFMAKDAPPGRLADGIRRVAEGERVIDSELAIAAMRPAEAPLTQRELDVIGAAADGASVGEIAASLYLAEGTVRNYLSRTTAKLGARSRIDAIRIARESGWI; encoded by the coding sequence ATGGTGATTCGAACGTTGCTCGCTGAGGACATGAAGCTGGTACGAGGCGCGCTTGTGGCGCTGCTGGCCTATGAAGAGGACATCGAGGTCGTGGCCGAGGTGGATCGGGGCGACCGCATCCTGGCCGCCGCCCGGGCCAGCCGCCCCGACGTCGCGGTGCTCGACATCGCCTTACCCGGCATGGACGGGCTCGCCGCCGCGGGCGTGCTGCACGAGAAGTTACCCGAGTGCGGGGTCCTCATCCTGACCGGCGTCGGCACGCCCGGCCTGCTCAAGCGGGCCCTCGACGTGCACGTACGCGGGTTCATGGCCAAGGACGCGCCTCCCGGGCGGCTGGCCGACGGCATCCGCAGGGTGGCCGAGGGGGAGCGCGTCATCGACTCCGAGCTGGCGATCGCGGCCATGCGGCCGGCCGAGGCGCCGCTGACCCAGCGCGAGCTGGACGTCATCGGGGCCGCGGCGGACGGGGCGTCGGTCGGGGAGATCGCGGCCTCGCTGTACCTGGCCGAGGGAACGGTCCGCAACTACCTGTCCAGGACCACGGCCAAGCTCGGGGCGCGCAGCCGGATCGACGCCATCCGCATCGCCAGGGAGTCAGGCTGGATCTGA
- a CDS encoding helix-turn-helix transcriptional regulator: MNRDELAEFLRVSRARITPADVGLPAGGTRRTPGLRRQEVAQLAGMSIDYYIRLEQGRGPHPSRQVVNALARALMLGQDERTHLFHLAGQPLDPPRIREDVPQSMLHLIAFLDEVPAYVLDARYDLRAWNPMASLLMGGLDCLAPDERNVLRWVFMSPDIGAHFDDEEKGAFARASVADLRAAAGRYPDDRRIQALVAELLALSPEFAELWARHEVRVRREQRKHIHHPAIGAIETICQVMPVPDRDDLRLVLYTTEPGSPSHRALRELRQLTLSS, translated from the coding sequence ATGAACCGCGACGAACTCGCCGAATTCCTCCGCGTCAGCCGCGCCCGGATCACGCCCGCGGACGTGGGCCTGCCGGCCGGGGGCACCCGCCGAACGCCGGGCCTGCGCCGGCAGGAGGTCGCGCAGCTCGCGGGCATGTCGATCGACTACTACATCAGGCTGGAGCAGGGCCGGGGCCCGCACCCGTCCAGGCAGGTGGTCAACGCGCTGGCCAGGGCCCTCATGCTGGGCCAGGACGAGCGCACCCACCTGTTCCACCTGGCGGGCCAGCCGCTGGACCCGCCGCGGATCAGGGAGGATGTGCCGCAGAGCATGCTGCACCTGATCGCGTTCCTGGACGAGGTGCCCGCCTACGTGCTCGACGCCCGCTACGACCTGCGGGCCTGGAACCCCATGGCGTCCCTCCTCATGGGCGGCCTCGACTGCCTGGCGCCCGACGAGCGCAACGTCCTGCGCTGGGTCTTCATGTCGCCCGACATCGGCGCGCACTTCGACGACGAGGAGAAGGGCGCCTTCGCCCGCGCCTCGGTCGCCGACCTGCGCGCCGCCGCGGGCCGCTATCCGGACGACCGGCGGATCCAGGCGCTGGTGGCCGAGCTGCTCGCGCTCAGCCCCGAGTTCGCCGAGCTGTGGGCGCGGCACGAGGTCCGGGTGCGCAGGGAGCAGCGCAAGCACATCCACCACCCGGCCATCGGCGCGATCGAGACGATCTGCCAGGTCATGCCGGTGCCCGACCGCGACGACCTGCGCCTGGTGCTCTACACCACCGAGCCAGGCTCGCCGTCGCACCGGGCCTTGCGCGAGCTGCGGCAACTCACTCTAAGCTCATGA
- a CDS encoding zinc-dependent alcohol dehydrogenase family protein, whose protein sequence is MRAVAFDIFGGELDVRELPDPSPAPHGAVIRVEATGLCRSDWHGWQGHDPDIKVLPHVPGHELAGVVEAVGSDVRGWLPGARVTVPFICACGSCAACATGEQQVCERQTQPGFTHWGSFAEYVAIDHADVNLIAVPEDMAYATAAGLGCRFATAFRAVAQVGEVRPGEWVAVHGCGGVGLSAVMIATAAGARVVAVDISSDALHLAELAGATHFVNGSAGDAAAQVRELTRGGAHVSIDALGSPATCAASVESLRRRGRHVQVGLLPGGPTPVPMDRVIGHELRLLGSHGMAAHAYPPMLEMIRAGILHPDQLVTRTIGLADTGKALASIGSVPGVTMITPR, encoded by the coding sequence ATGCGAGCGGTTGCCTTTGACATCTTCGGTGGGGAGCTCGACGTGCGCGAGCTGCCCGATCCTTCCCCAGCCCCGCACGGAGCGGTGATCAGAGTCGAGGCGACGGGGCTGTGCCGCTCCGACTGGCACGGCTGGCAGGGCCACGACCCCGACATCAAGGTCCTGCCCCACGTGCCGGGGCACGAGCTGGCCGGCGTGGTCGAGGCGGTCGGCTCCGACGTGCGCGGCTGGCTGCCGGGAGCGCGCGTGACCGTGCCGTTCATCTGCGCCTGCGGCTCCTGCGCCGCGTGCGCCACCGGCGAGCAGCAGGTCTGCGAGCGGCAGACGCAGCCGGGCTTCACGCACTGGGGCTCCTTCGCCGAGTACGTCGCCATCGACCACGCCGACGTCAACCTGATCGCCGTGCCCGAGGACATGGCCTACGCCACGGCGGCCGGCCTCGGCTGCCGCTTCGCCACCGCCTTCCGCGCCGTGGCCCAGGTCGGCGAGGTACGCCCCGGCGAGTGGGTGGCCGTGCACGGCTGCGGCGGCGTGGGCCTGTCGGCCGTGATGATCGCGACGGCGGCGGGCGCCAGGGTCGTGGCGGTGGACATCAGCAGCGACGCCCTGCACCTGGCGGAGCTGGCGGGGGCCACGCACTTCGTCAATGGCTCGGCCGGTGACGCGGCGGCCCAGGTCAGAGAGCTGACCAGAGGTGGCGCGCACGTCTCGATCGACGCGCTGGGCAGCCCCGCGACGTGCGCCGCCTCCGTCGAGAGCCTGCGCCGCAGGGGCCGGCATGTGCAGGTCGGGCTGCTGCCCGGCGGGCCCACCCCGGTGCCGATGGACCGGGTGATCGGCCACGAGCTGCGGCTGCTGGGCAGCCACGGCATGGCCGCGCACGCCTACCCGCCCATGCTGGAGATGATCAGGGCCGGGATCCTGCACCCCGACCAGCTCGTCACCCGCACGATCGGCCTGGCCGACACCGGCAAGGCGCTGGCCTCGATCGGCTCGGTGCCGGGCGTCACGATGATCACTCCCCGGTGA
- a CDS encoding SDR family oxidoreductase gives MTRIALITGANKGIGYEIARLLAEQGVTTVVGSRDEGRGKAAAERLGQPYVRLDVTDEESVAAAAKWIDSEYGRLDILVNNAGITGDPAAFVPSAATAAQIREVYETNVFGVVTVTNAMLPLLRRSPAGRIVNMSSELGSLAMAVDPDSPFGEFNALTYNSSKSALNMVTVCYAKELKDTPIKVNAANPGYCATDLNQHQGFRTPEQGAAIAVRLATLDENGPSGAYLEDAGTVRW, from the coding sequence ATGACGAGAATCGCACTCATCACGGGTGCCAACAAGGGCATCGGCTACGAGATCGCGCGCCTGCTGGCCGAGCAGGGCGTCACCACGGTCGTGGGGTCGCGTGACGAGGGGCGCGGCAAGGCCGCCGCCGAGCGGCTCGGGCAGCCGTACGTCCGGCTCGACGTCACCGACGAGGAGAGCGTGGCCGCCGCCGCGAAGTGGATCGACAGCGAGTACGGCCGCCTCGACATCCTGGTCAACAACGCCGGCATCACCGGTGACCCGGCCGCCTTCGTGCCCAGCGCCGCCACGGCCGCGCAGATCAGGGAGGTCTACGAGACGAACGTGTTCGGCGTCGTCACCGTGACCAACGCGATGTTGCCGCTGCTGCGCAGGTCGCCGGCGGGGCGGATCGTGAACATGTCGAGCGAGCTGGGCTCGCTGGCCATGGCGGTGGACCCGGACAGCCCGTTCGGCGAGTTCAACGCCCTGACCTACAACTCCTCCAAGTCCGCGCTCAACATGGTCACGGTCTGCTACGCCAAGGAGCTGAAGGACACCCCGATCAAGGTGAACGCCGCCAACCCCGGCTACTGCGCCACCGACCTCAACCAGCACCAGGGGTTCCGCACGCCCGAGCAGGGCGCGGCCATCGCCGTCCGGCTCGCCACGCTGGATGAGAACGGTCCCAGCGGCGCCTATCTGGAGGATGCGGGCACCGTTCGCTGGTGA
- a CDS encoding ABC transporter ATP-binding protein has product MRAGDRLVIAAVRRSGPWPAVLAGTAIVGAAAELAIPYLIGRTVDATVDAFVTRQPAGTPWLALCAGAVAAVMLCESLGVWARGASGAHAAATLRSGVLRHVLGSGSAATRRFPEGELVTRAGLNAEEVGRAPETVTSALALLVPTAGALVALTLIAPVLTLTLGAGIVVILLVLRAFLRTTTTIAGGYQEVQGELAARLVEALGGARTIAAAGTAERESRRVLAPLPRLRAHGMALWRANASATVRSGVVVPLLEVAVLAVGGLLLAAGDLTIGELYAAARYAVLGASLSTALGHIGGLARARAAAGRVAEVLDLPPVRYGTRTLPPGPGTLEFRDVTANGLAVGDLTLPGGRVTAVVGRSGSGKSLLAALAGRLADPERGTVLLDGVPLPELAEPELRRAIGYAFERPVLVGETIGEAIKPEPAPVREGADAGRGLITTAADCGLSTTAADRGLVTTAAGAACADPFIRRLPLGYATPLADAPMSGGERQRIGLARAFAQGERLLVLDDATSSLDTVTERQVAQALTTDRLGRTRLIAAHRLATAARADQVVWLDDGTVRACGPHHVLWQDPAYRTLFQGAAS; this is encoded by the coding sequence GTGCGGGCAGGAGACCGGCTGGTGATCGCCGCCGTTCGGCGCAGCGGCCCGTGGCCCGCCGTGCTGGCCGGCACGGCCATCGTCGGAGCGGCCGCCGAGCTGGCCATCCCGTACCTGATCGGCCGCACCGTGGACGCCACCGTGGACGCCTTTGTGACGCGCCAGCCGGCAGGCACCCCCTGGCTGGCGCTCTGCGCGGGCGCGGTCGCCGCCGTCATGCTCTGCGAGAGCCTCGGCGTGTGGGCGCGCGGCGCCAGCGGCGCCCACGCCGCCGCCACCCTGCGCTCCGGCGTGCTGCGCCACGTCCTCGGCTCCGGCTCGGCGGCCACCCGCCGCTTCCCGGAAGGCGAGCTCGTCACCCGGGCCGGCCTGAACGCCGAGGAGGTCGGCAGGGCGCCCGAGACCGTGACCAGCGCGCTCGCCCTTCTCGTACCGACGGCGGGCGCGCTGGTCGCGCTCACCCTCATCGCTCCCGTCCTGACGCTGACGCTCGGGGCGGGCATCGTCGTCATCCTCCTCGTCCTGCGTGCCTTCCTGCGCACCACGACCACGATCGCGGGCGGCTACCAGGAGGTGCAGGGCGAGCTGGCCGCCCGCCTCGTGGAGGCGCTGGGCGGCGCCCGCACGATCGCCGCCGCCGGCACGGCCGAGCGCGAGTCGCGCCGCGTGCTCGCGCCGCTGCCCCGGCTGCGCGCGCACGGGATGGCGCTGTGGCGGGCCAACGCCTCGGCCACCGTCCGGTCCGGGGTGGTCGTGCCGCTGCTGGAGGTCGCCGTGCTCGCCGTGGGCGGGCTCCTGCTCGCCGCCGGCGACCTCACCATCGGCGAGCTCTACGCCGCCGCGCGCTATGCCGTGCTCGGGGCCTCACTCAGCACGGCGCTGGGCCACATCGGCGGCCTGGCCAGGGCGCGCGCCGCCGCCGGACGGGTGGCCGAGGTGCTCGACCTGCCACCCGTCCGGTACGGCACCCGCACCCTCCCGCCCGGCCCCGGGACCCTCGAATTCCGTGACGTGACCGCGAACGGCCTGGCCGTCGGCGACCTCACGCTCCCCGGCGGACGCGTGACCGCCGTGGTCGGGCGGTCGGGGTCGGGCAAGTCGCTGCTGGCGGCGCTGGCGGGCCGGCTGGCCGATCCCGAGCGCGGCACCGTGCTGCTCGACGGCGTGCCGCTGCCCGAACTGGCGGAGCCGGAGCTGCGGCGGGCCATCGGCTACGCCTTCGAACGCCCGGTGCTGGTCGGCGAGACGATCGGCGAGGCCATCAAGCCCGAGCCGGCGCCCGTTCGGGAGGGGGCGGACGCCGGCCGGGGGCTCATCACGACGGCCGCCGACTGCGGGCTCAGTACGACGGCTGCGGACCGCGGGCTCGTCACCACAGCCGCCGGAGCCGCGTGCGCGGACCCGTTCATCCGCAGGCTCCCGCTCGGCTACGCCACCCCGCTCGCCGACGCCCCCATGTCCGGCGGCGAGCGCCAGCGCATCGGCCTGGCCAGGGCGTTCGCCCAGGGCGAGCGGTTGCTGGTGCTCGACGACGCCACCTCCAGCCTCGACACCGTGACCGAGCGCCAGGTCGCCCAGGCACTCACCACCGACCGGCTCGGCCGCACCCGCCTCATCGCGGCCCACCGCCTGGCCACCGCCGCCCGCGCCGACCAGGTCGTCTGGCTCGACGACGGCACGGTCCGCGCCTGCGGCCCGCACCACGTGCTCTGGCAGGACCCGGCCTACCGGACGCTCTTCCAGGGAGCCGCGTCGTGA